A genomic window from Quercus lobata isolate SW786 chromosome 10, ValleyOak3.0 Primary Assembly, whole genome shotgun sequence includes:
- the LOC115962949 gene encoding ankyrin repeat-containing protein BDA1-like, translated as MDGRIERMEQVAENNIDFFYGLIKKDVKYLDHIDEFPFFDTPLHKVVSKGNIPVAMEIMRLKPSFARKPNEDGYSPIDLALQKGHFEMVHQLLHVDQDLVRVRGRENMTPLHHVAKRNDQLDLLTEFISIYPDSIIDVTTQNETALHIALKNNSIESFKALVGCLTSNWSQNALDYERKILNWKDKDGNTVLHIAVDKRQTEAVRHLFARSSEVDVKIKNKEGKTAWDILQRQRETQRQTQTQTGNSEMRKMLIRVGASEGSSITTSRRLEKIRIKCARQITTISDDKRNALLVVATLLLSVTYQAALNPPGGLHEGISKPGANFSRISTRPCPANASSYHRTCGKKNLFKGTEGQGTANLVNTIPFSVFLFSNSVTFLISNSVTVLLIPDGYIGWMLSGTQVFLWACYIVSFAAITGYTNFWITLISIGSMLYLILLHAFSCWTRIRRRRHGLGLRGLPIPLQENGCRGYV; from the exons ATGGACGGGAGAATTGAAAGGATGGAGCAAGTTGCTGAAAACAATATTGATTTCTTTTACGGCTTAATTAAGAAGGATGTGAAATATTTAGATCACATCGATGAGTTTCCATTTTTTGATACCCCTTTACACAAAGTTGTATCTAAAGGGAACATCCCCGTTGCTATGGAGATAATGAGATTAAAGCCCTCATTTGCTAGAAAACCAAATGAAGATGGGTATAGCCCCATTGACCTTGCTCTACAAAAGGGGCATTTCGAGATGGTGCATCAGCTTCTACATGTTGATCAAGACCTTGTCCGTGTCAGAGGCAGGGAGAACATGACTCCTTTGCATCATGTAGCAAAAAGAAATGATCAACTTGATCTATTGACTGAATTTATATCAATCTATCCAGATTCTATTATCGATGTGACAACACAAAATGAGACTGCTCTACATATTGCCCTTAAAAATAACAGTATCGAGTCTTTTAAAGCCTTGGTGGGATGTCTCACCAGCAATTGGTCCCAAAATGCCTTAGATTATGAGAGGAAAATCTTGAACTGGAAGGACAAGGATGGCAACACCGTGTTGCACATTGCAGTGGACAAAAGACAAACTGAG GCTGTGAGGCACTTGTTCGCTCGGAGTAGTGAGGTTGAtgtaaaaattaagaataaagaGGGTAAAACAGCATGGGACATCCTGCAAAGacaaagagaaacacaaagacaaacacaaacacaaacaggCAACAGCGAGATGAGGAAGATGCTAATCCGTGTCGGAGCTTCAGAGGGTTCATCTATTACTACATCCAGACGTCTTGAAAAAATTCGAATCAAGTGTGCTCGTCAAATAACGACAATATCAGACGATAAGCGCAATGCGCTTCTGGTGGTTGCTACACTGCTTTTATCAGTCACCTATCAAGCGGCACTCAACCCTCCTGGAGGACTTCACGAAGGCATTTCGAAACCAGGCGCTAATTTTTCACGGATTAGTACCAGGCCTTGTCCGGCTAATGCATCATCATATCATCGAacttgtggaaaaaaaaatctattcaaaGGGACAGAAGGTCAAGGGACAGCCAATCTTGTTAACACAATCCCCTTTTCGGTGTTCTTATTTTCTAATTCTGTGACATTTCTTATCTCAAACTCAGTAACTGTTCTCCTCATTCCAGACGGGTACATTGGTTGGATGTTATCCGGAACTCAAGTCTTCCTCTGGGCTTGCTATATTGTGTCCTTCGCGGCCATAACCGGCTATACAAATTTTTGGATTACTCTAATTTCTATTGGTTCAATGCTTTATCTGATCCTACTACACGCCTTTTCTTGTTGGACAAGAATAAGAAGAAGGCGTCATGGTCTAGGCCTACGTGGTTTGCCGATTCCTTTACAGGAAAATGGATGCCGGGGTTACGTGTAG